The following are from one region of the Chloroflexota bacterium genome:
- a CDS encoding glycosyltransferase family 39 protein: MELSQLSDRYKSEVGEEKGRVKHRIDLNWFSLLLLTLPVAYPLLAPGFIGTHAYGDSPFLILRLLELDRGIRDGVWYPRWAPDFAYGYGYPFLNFYAPLAYYIAEFLHLFGFGFLLSLKLTALLSLVASGIFMYLFARGLWGRRAALLAAIAYIYVPFHLVNVYARGDALGEFTAYTLFPAVLWSFHQVVTTMRYRYIVLSGVLYGALILTHNISAFVFTPLLLAFVAFDLLALVRGEALGHTQAFPPYLRVGASLLAILLGLGLSAFFWWPALGERSYVQLEGMTTGYFDYRNHFLPISRLFALDLAYDYNLDALGSKGLPFHLGLAQAVGVGIALLLLLAVTLAHALNPRPSHPASGGCEAEERKVERDYAQGLLALWFFAVALVVIIFLMLPSSALVWRSVPLMPLIQFPWRLLGLAGLGTSIIIGSLPFLLRRKTKLVVLCPWLIGAALIASVTLNLRPERLELAESDIGPPRIFEYEYLSSSIGTTARQEYLPVWVRERPWTSSVMLTYPWRSKIDLVRTSKGARVQVLTDKSSYKRLRLVADKDSEVVLNLFFFPGWQARLDGQSVPIAPQEATGLIVVNVPAGEHFLEIRFGDTPLRSMARGISIVSLFVLALLTIGGVRQLKEETVVAHTLEQKTTIGEVIVVAIVVGIVMVVMARWIDPWNPGGTGREVLGLQTVAADIHAPLAHRHTAGIRMGDRLTFLGYDIDSLTTAPGERLSLVAYYRAQQDVYGEYQMAARLVAAAEYIRAQERTLWRHVARLSLNLSKGEVFESSHSLMVPPGTAPGLYWLELRVSAEGQPLPVLSTTGSPTDRNILIGPIIVKKGKAPVSLDEASLQPVQAVFGHLVRLLGYQSQVSATSQQDGIPITLYWQALSSMKADYRVSLRLLDAQGHNWGQSDDQPCDGFYPTSLWNTGEVVRDQHNLRPLVGTPPGEYTLEVRLYPLATLRSLEVFDATGKSLGTAIRLGAVRLAEVQGEGERDLGVQHWLEVKLGDQLELIGYNLESWSGRVGDSVHLTLFWRKLPGLSRDYDLVLEILDQGGKALVQHRTYLANAGFHPILWPEGWIVRGQYDLPVGAEVPAGTYSLGLNLVDVKGKWRLLPQDVVLRSLTVESRARHFTIPPISHPQVANLGNQVRFLGFDLDKISARAGENLHLTLYWQAIGPMDKSYSVFVHLLDGQNHIWGQKDNLPGDGALPTSGWAAGEVVIDKYELPIKAEAPPGEYRIEIGMYESASMQRLPILDEEGKVKADHLILGVVKVEQ, translated from the coding sequence TTGGAACTAAGCCAGCTGAGTGATAGATACAAGTCGGAGGTCGGCGAAGAAAAGGGGCGCGTGAAGCATAGAATAGACCTGAACTGGTTCTCGCTCTTGCTCCTGACCCTGCCGGTGGCCTATCCTCTTCTTGCCCCCGGTTTCATTGGGACGCACGCCTATGGTGATAGTCCTTTTCTCATTCTGCGCCTGCTCGAGCTGGATAGAGGTATTCGTGACGGGGTCTGGTACCCCCGCTGGGCGCCTGATTTTGCCTATGGTTATGGCTATCCCTTCTTGAACTTTTATGCTCCCCTGGCCTACTATATAGCCGAATTCCTTCATTTATTTGGGTTTGGCTTCCTTCTATCCCTGAAGCTCACGGCTTTGCTATCCCTGGTTGCCTCCGGAATATTCATGTATCTTTTTGCTCGAGGCCTGTGGGGACGGCGTGCTGCCCTTCTGGCTGCCATCGCTTATATTTACGTCCCTTTTCATCTCGTAAACGTATATGCCCGCGGTGATGCGCTGGGAGAATTTACGGCCTACACTCTCTTCCCAGCTGTCCTTTGGTCATTTCACCAGGTAGTGACCACCATGCGCTATCGCTACATTGTTCTGAGCGGCGTTCTTTATGGAGCGCTGATCCTCACCCACAACATCTCAGCTTTCGTCTTCACTCCGTTGCTACTCGCCTTCGTGGCCTTCGACCTGCTGGCATTGGTCAGGGGAGAAGCGCTGGGGCACACCCAAGCCTTTCCACCCTACCTCAGGGTGGGGGCGTCTCTATTGGCCATCCTTTTGGGGCTGGGGCTCAGCGCCTTCTTCTGGTGGCCGGCCCTGGGAGAGCGTTCTTACGTCCAGCTGGAGGGCATGACGACCGGCTATTTTGATTACCGAAATCACTTTCTACCCATCAGCAGGCTCTTTGCCCTGGATCTGGCTTATGACTATAACCTTGATGCCCTGGGCAGTAAAGGATTACCCTTCCACCTCGGTTTGGCCCAAGCCGTAGGCGTGGGTATCGCCCTGCTCCTGTTGTTGGCTGTGACTCTAGCCCACGCCCTTAATCCCCGTCCATCTCATCCAGCAAGTGGAGGGTGTGAGGCTGAAGAACGAAAGGTCGAGAGAGACTATGCCCAGGGATTGCTAGCGCTCTGGTTTTTTGCGGTGGCGCTGGTAGTCATCATCTTCCTGATGCTCCCCTCTTCAGCCCTGGTCTGGCGTAGCGTGCCCTTGATGCCTCTCATTCAGTTCCCCTGGCGTCTGCTTGGGCTGGCTGGTCTGGGAACGAGCATCATCATCGGCTCTTTGCCTTTCCTGCTGAGACGAAAGACGAAATTAGTTGTCCTTTGCCCTTGGCTTATAGGGGCGGCCCTGATCGCCTCGGTGACGCTCAACCTGCGGCCGGAACGTCTCGAATTGGCTGAATCCGATATCGGCCCACCACGGATATTCGAGTATGAATACCTGAGCAGCAGCATCGGCACTACGGCTCGTCAGGAGTATTTGCCTGTCTGGGTTAGGGAACGTCCTTGGACTTCATCAGTCATGCTCACTTATCCCTGGCGAAGCAAGATCGACCTAGTGCGCACCAGCAAAGGCGCTAGAGTGCAGGTGCTCACTGATAAGTCGAGCTATAAGCGCTTGCGCCTTGTGGCGGATAAAGACAGCGAGGTTGTGCTGAACCTCTTTTTCTTTCCGGGCTGGCAGGCACGGCTGGACGGCCAGTCGGTGCCTATTGCGCCTCAGGAGGCAACCGGGCTGATAGTAGTAAACGTACCAGCTGGGGAACATTTCCTCGAGATAAGGTTCGGTGATACGCCATTACGCTCAATGGCCAGAGGTATTTCTATCGTCAGCCTGTTCGTGTTGGCCTTGCTGACGATTGGAGGCGTTAGACAGCTAAAGGAGGAGACGGTCGTAGCCCATACGCTGGAGCAAAAGACGACTATAGGGGAAGTCATCGTTGTGGCTATCGTGGTGGGCATCGTGATGGTGGTCATGGCTCGTTGGATCGATCCATGGAACCCGGGGGGGACAGGCAGGGAGGTTCTGGGACTACAGACCGTAGCAGCAGATATTCACGCGCCGCTGGCACATAGACATACGGCCGGCATCAGGATGGGTGACCGACTCACCTTCCTTGGTTATGACATTGATTCGCTGACGACTGCTCCGGGTGAACGTCTGTCGCTCGTTGCTTACTATCGGGCGCAGCAAGACGTATATGGGGAATATCAGATGGCTGCTCGCCTGGTGGCTGCGGCAGAATACATCCGGGCCCAGGAGCGCACCCTATGGAGACATGTGGCCCGCCTGTCCCTGAACCTTTCAAAGGGTGAGGTGTTCGAGTCCAGTCACAGTCTAATGGTCCCACCGGGCACGGCCCCGGGGCTGTACTGGCTCGAGCTTCGAGTGAGCGCCGAAGGCCAGCCTCTTCCAGTATTGAGTACAACTGGTTCACCCACTGATCGGAACATCCTGATCGGCCCAATCATAGTGAAGAAGGGTAAAGCGCCCGTCTCCCTGGATGAGGCCTCGCTACAACCGGTCCAGGCAGTTTTTGGCCACCTGGTGCGATTACTCGGTTATCAATCCCAGGTCAGCGCCACATCGCAACAGGACGGGATACCCATCACCCTCTACTGGCAGGCGCTTTCGTCGATGAAGGCCGACTACCGGGTTTCTCTCCGGCTGCTCGATGCGCAGGGACATAATTGGGGGCAGTCCGATGACCAGCCGTGTGATGGTTTCTATCCGACGAGCCTTTGGAATACTGGCGAGGTAGTGCGGGATCAACACAATCTCCGCCCGCTTGTGGGGACCCCACCGGGAGAATACACCCTGGAGGTTCGCCTTTATCCCCTGGCTACCCTACGTTCGCTGGAGGTCTTCGATGCCACCGGAAAATCTTTGGGCACGGCGATCAGACTGGGGGCGGTGCGCTTGGCCGAGGTACAGGGGGAAGGGGAGCGTGATTTGGGTGTGCAGCATTGGCTTGAGGTCAAATTGGGTGACCAGTTGGAGCTCATCGGTTATAATCTGGAGAGCTGGTCAGGGAGGGTGGGCGATAGCGTCCACCTGACGTTATTCTGGCGCAAGCTGCCAGGCTTAAGCCGTGACTATGACCTCGTTCTGGAGATACTTGACCAGGGCGGAAAGGCATTGGTGCAGCACAGGACCTACTTGGCCAACGCTGGGTTTCACCCGATTCTTTGGCCGGAGGGTTGGATTGTACGGGGACAGTACGATTTGCCTGTCGGGGCAGAGGTGCCGGCCGGCACTTATAGTCTGGGACTGAACCTCGTTGATGTTAAGGGAAAGTGGCGCCTGTTGCCGCAGGACGTAGTGTTGCGTTCGCTGACTGTAGAGTCACGGGCACGCCATTTTACTATACCACCGATCTCTCATCCCCAGGTGGCGAACCTGGGGAATCAGGTACGTTTCCTCGGCTTCGATCTCGATAAAATCTCTGCCCGGGCCGGTGAGAATTTGCATCTGACGCTATACTGGCAGGCAATCGGTCCGATGGATAAAAGTTATAGCGTCTTCGTCCATCTCTTGGATGGGCAGAATCATATCTGGGGACAGAAGGATAATCTACCTGGCGATGGTGCCTTACCGACCTCTGGTTGGGCAGCGGGCGAAGTCGTGATTGATAAATATGAGTTACCGATCAAGGCTGAGGCACCGCCTGGGGAATACAGGATAGAAATCGGGATGTACGAGTCCGCCAGTATGCAACGCCTGCCCATTCTGGATGAGGAAGGAAAGGTTAAGGCGGACCACCTGATTCTAGGCGTGGTAAAGGTGGAACAGTAG